One genomic window of Mauremys mutica isolate MM-2020 ecotype Southern chromosome 5, ASM2049712v1, whole genome shotgun sequence includes the following:
- the LOC123371281 gene encoding uro-adherence factor A-like, with protein MQVKNLFPLFVEVEVQTSYVDIPAGNKWRSTQLQAEAQVQTSNHELLKTLSSLSQKEAQVQTSKLSITEAEEVPLFPSLTEAQVQTSRLALTEMEEEVAPFLVEEKPVPTTQSEAAVQTSYVDIPAGNKWRSTRLQAEAQVQTSSIELLKKLSSLLVTEAQVQTSSIELLKTLSSPSLTEAQVQTSKLAVTEAEEVPLSSSLTETQVQTSELAVTEAEEVPLSSSLTETQVQTSELAVTEAEEVPLSPSLTEAQVQTSELAVTEAEEEEAPFPIEEKPLTKTVADAAVQTSYVDIPAGNKWLLTRLQAEAQVQTSGIKLLKKLSSLLVNKAQVQTSSIELLKKLSSPSLTEAQVQTSKLAVTEAEEEEAPFPIEEKPLTQTVADAAVQISYVDIQVGNKWRLSRLQAEAQVQTSSIELLKKLSSLLVTEAQVQTSSIELLKTLSSLLVTEAQVQTSSIELLKTLSSLLVTEAQVQTSSIELLKTLSSPSLTEAQVQTSKLAVAEAEEVPLSPSLTVAQVQTSKLAVTEVEEMPLSPSLTQVEMQTSKLAEAEAKTTFPSPSQTEVHIQSSYFEVPELEDEMPRTPIKEKPLPLTLMEAQVQTSYVDIPAGNKWRSSRLQVEAKVQTSRLELPEAKEKAPSLSQTQAEMQTTRVEITEEKAAPLTPPDVKILEEEMLKEEVELKLPCPEYTEALVQTSLVEIPVGQKRRSSRLCTEAQVQTSYQELPVVKSKTLPPQGTGVVKKVTEHAASKKLAKTSTRATPISVHLHVKMTPRRRNGNKKN; from the exons ATGCAGGTGAAGAATTTATTCCCATTATTTGTTGAAGTTGAAGTGCAAACCTCATATGTAGACATACCAGCAGGGAATAAGTGGCGTTCGACACAACTACAAGCCGAGGCCCAAGTGCAAACCTCAAATCATGAATTATTAAAGACACTTTCTTCCCTCTCACAAAAGGAAGCCCAGGTGCAAACCTCCAAACTTTCAATAACAGAAGCAGAGGAGGTGCCTCTTTTCCCATCACTAACCGAGGCCCAGGTGCAAACTTCAAGACTTGCATTAACAGaaatggaggaggaggtggcCCCATTCCTGGTAGAAGAAAAGCCTGTCCCCACAACTCAAAGTGAAGCTGCTGTGCAAACCTCGTATGTGGACATACCAGCAGGGAATAAGTGGCGTTCGACACGGCTACAAGCTGAGGCCCAGGTACAAACGTCAAGTATTGAGTTACTGAAGAAGCTTTCTTCCCTCTTAGTAACTGAGGCCCAGGTGCAAACGTCAAGTATTGAGTTACTGAAGACGCTTTCTTCCCCATCGCTAACCGAGGCCCAGGTGCAAACCTCTAAACTTGCAGTAACAGAAGCAGAGGAGGTGCCTCTTTCCTCCTCACTAACCGAGACCCAGGTGCAAACCTCTGAACTTGCAGTAACAGAAGCAGAGGAGGTGCCTCTTTCCTCCTCACTAACCGAGACCCAGGTGCAAACCTCTGAACTTGCAGTAACAGAAGCAGAGGaggtgcctctttccccctcactaaCCGAGGCCCAGGTGCAAACCTCCGAACTTGCAGTAAcagaagcagaggaggaggaagccccATTCCCAATAGAAGAAAAGCCTCTCACCAAAACCGTAGCTGACGCTGCTGTGCAAACCTCATATGTGGACATACCAGCAGGGAATAAATGGCTTTTGACACGGCTACAAGCTGAGGCCCAAGTGCAAACCTCAGGTATTAAGTTACTGAAAAAGCTTTCTTCCCTCTTAGTAAACAAGGCCCAGGTGCAAACGTCAAGTATTGAGTTACTGAAGAAGCTTTCTTCCCCATCACTAACCGAGGCCCAGGTGCAAACCTCCAAACTTGCAGTAAcagaagcagaggaggaggaagccccATTCCCAATAGAAGAAAAGCCTCTCACCCAAACCGTAGCTGACGCTGCTGTGCAAATCTCATATGTGGACATACAGGTAGGGAATAAGTGGCGCTTGTCACGGCTACAAGCTGAGGCTCAGGTACAAACGTCAAGTATTGAGTTACTAAAGAAGCTTTCTTCCCTCTTAGTAACTGAGGCCCAGGTGCAAACGTCAAGTATTGAGTTACTGAAGACGCTTTCTTCCCTCTTAGTAACTGAGGCCCAGGTGCAAACGTCAAGTATTGAGTTACTGAAGACGCTTTCTTCCCTCTTAGTAACTGAGGCCCAGGTGCAAACGTCAAGTATTGAGTTACTGAAGACGCTTTCTTCCCCATCACTAACCGAGGCCCAGGTGCAAACCTCCAAACTTGCAGTAGCAGAAGCAGAGGaggtgcctctttccccctcactaaCCGTGGCCCAGGTGCAAACCTCCAAACTTGCAGTAACGGAAGTGGAGGAgatgcctctttccccctcactaaCTCAGGTCGAGATGCAAACCTCCAAACTTGCAGAAGCAGAAGCAAAGACGACCTTTCCTTCCCCATCACAAACTGAGGTTCACATCCAGTCTTCGTATTTTGAAGTACCAGAGTTGGAGGATGAGATGCCCAGAACCCCAATCAAAGAGAAGCCCCTCCCCCTAACACTGATGGAGGCCCAGGTGCAAACTTCGTATGTAGACATACCAGCAGGGAATAAGTGGCGTTCGTCACGACTACAAGTGGAAGCCAAGGTGCAAACCTCCAGGCTTGAACTGCCAGAAGCAAAAGAGAAGGCTCCTTCCCTATCCCAAACACAGGCTGAGATGCAAACCACCAGGGTTGAAATAACAGAAGAGAAAGCAGCACCTCTGACTCCTCCAGATGTTAAAATATTAGAAGAGGAGATGCTGAAGGAGGAGGTAGAGCTGAAGCTTCCATGCCCTGAATATACCGAGGCCCTGGTGCAGACCTCACTTGTTGAAATACCTGTGGGGCAGAAGAGGCGTTCATCCCGTTTATGTACCGAGGCCCAGGTGCAAACTTCATATCAAGAACTCCCAGTTGTGAAGAGCAAGACTTTGCCTCCACAAGGTACTGGGGTGGTAAAGAAGGTCACTGAGCATGCAGCATCGAAGAA ACTAGCAAAAACCTCGACACGAGCAACACCAATATCTGTGCACTTACATGTAAAGATGACTCCACGGCGCCGGAATGGGAATAAAAAGAACTAG